The proteins below are encoded in one region of Buttiauxella gaviniae:
- the cbiK gene encoding sirohydrochlorin cobaltochelatase, which produces MKKALLVISFGTSYHDTCAKNIVACEEALATTFPDRDLFRAFTSGMIIRKLKQRDNLEIDSPAQALLRLAELGYQDVAVQSLHVINGDEFEKISREVQTYSHLFQRLVLGNALLSDFNDYDLLLAALQNQMPALAPDERVVFMGHGASHHAFSAYACLDHLMAARQIPARVGAVESYPEIDLILRGLQQEKVRKVHLMPLMLVAGDHAINDMASDEEDSWKTQLQDAGIEAQPWLQGLGENPQIRAMFVNHLQRALEKATGEVAA; this is translated from the coding sequence ATGAAAAAAGCCCTGTTAGTTATCAGTTTTGGCACCAGTTATCACGACACCTGTGCCAAAAATATCGTGGCGTGTGAAGAAGCGCTCGCCACCACTTTCCCGGATCGCGATCTGTTCCGCGCGTTTACCTCCGGCATGATTATTCGCAAGCTAAAACAGCGCGATAACCTGGAAATTGACTCCCCGGCGCAGGCGCTCCTTCGCCTGGCTGAACTCGGTTACCAGGATGTCGCGGTGCAATCGCTGCACGTGATTAACGGGGATGAGTTCGAAAAAATCTCCCGTGAGGTACAGACATACAGCCATCTCTTCCAGCGCCTGGTTTTGGGCAATGCGTTGCTGAGTGACTTCAACGATTACGATCTGTTGCTTGCGGCGCTGCAAAACCAAATGCCAGCGCTTGCCCCTGACGAGCGCGTGGTATTTATGGGCCACGGTGCCAGCCACCACGCGTTTTCTGCCTACGCCTGCCTCGATCACTTGATGGCAGCCCGCCAGATCCCTGCGCGTGTTGGTGCGGTAGAAAGCTACCCGGAGATCGACCTGATTCTGCGCGGTTTACAGCAAGAAAAAGTGCGTAAAGTTCACCTGATGCCGCTGATGCTGGTGGCAGGCGACCACGCCATTAATGACATGGCGTCAGACGAAGAAGACTCCTGGAAAACCCAGTTGCAGGACGCGGGCATTGAAGCGCAGCCGTGGCTGCAAGGTCTGGGAGAAAACCCGCAAATTCGCGCGATGTTCGTTAACCATTTGCAGCGTGCATTAGAAAAAGCAACAGGCGAGGTGGCAGCATGA
- a CDS encoding cobalt-factor II C(20)-methyltransferase, with protein sequence MTGRLYALGTGPGASDLITVRAARIIGKLDVLFAPAGRKGGDSLALSIVREYLSDTTEVRTCHFPMSADNDEKAVVWDETAAALKHEVEQGKQVGFITLGDSMLFSTWVFLLARMGNPEWLEIVPGVTSFAAIASRAQLPLAMEQQSMAVMSCTASHQELTQALRSHDCVVLMKVYGRFAQIKALLQHLELIDHAVLMAEATLPGEQCWRSLDDVPDDQKLPYFSTILVNKQWRR encoded by the coding sequence ATGACCGGCCGTTTATATGCTCTGGGCACGGGCCCAGGGGCAAGCGATCTCATCACCGTGCGTGCGGCACGTATCATCGGCAAACTCGACGTGCTGTTTGCCCCGGCAGGGCGCAAAGGCGGCGACAGCCTGGCGCTCTCTATCGTGCGCGAATATCTCAGCGATACCACCGAAGTGCGCACCTGCCACTTCCCGATGAGTGCCGATAACGACGAAAAAGCCGTGGTGTGGGATGAAACCGCCGCTGCACTGAAACACGAAGTCGAGCAGGGCAAACAGGTGGGATTCATCACGCTTGGAGATTCGATGCTATTCAGCACCTGGGTGTTTTTGCTGGCGCGAATGGGTAACCCTGAATGGCTGGAAATCGTCCCTGGCGTCACCTCGTTTGCGGCGATTGCTTCTCGGGCACAGCTTCCGCTGGCGATGGAACAGCAATCGATGGCGGTGATGTCTTGCACCGCTTCGCATCAGGAACTGACTCAGGCGTTACGCTCCCATGACTGCGTGGTGCTGATGAAAGTCTATGGGCGTTTCGCGCAGATCAAAGCGCTGTTGCAACACCTCGAACTTATCGACCACGCGGTGCTAATGGCGGAAGCGACATTACCCGGCGAGCAGTGCTGGCGGAGTCTTGATGACGTGCCGGACGACCAAAAACTGCCGTACTTCTCGACCATTTTGGTTAATAAGCAGTGGCGGCGCTAA
- the cbiM gene encoding cobalt ECF transporter S component CbiM has product MESLLKKLSLSGLGMGMLLLIVPQEAFAMHIMEGFLPPMWALAWWVLFLPCLYVGLVRLRQIVAHDSNQKVLLALCGAFIFVLSALKIPSVTGSCSHPTGVGLAVILFGPGVVAVLGAIVLLFQALLLAHGGLTTLGANGMSMAVIGPIVGYLVWKLACKAGFRRDVGVFLCAMIADLTTYFVTSIQLGVAFPDPHFGVTGSSMKFMGIFCLTQIPIAIAEGLLTVMIYDQLTKRQLLPARSQ; this is encoded by the coding sequence ATGGAATCGTTACTTAAAAAACTCTCATTGAGCGGCCTGGGCATGGGCATGCTGCTGCTCATCGTGCCGCAGGAAGCCTTCGCCATGCATATCATGGAAGGGTTTCTGCCGCCGATGTGGGCGCTGGCGTGGTGGGTTTTGTTCTTGCCGTGCCTGTACGTTGGGCTGGTGCGTTTGCGCCAGATCGTTGCGCACGACAGCAATCAAAAAGTGCTGCTGGCGCTGTGCGGCGCGTTTATTTTTGTGCTCTCGGCGCTGAAAATTCCTTCCGTTACCGGTAGCTGTTCGCATCCAACGGGGGTAGGCCTTGCTGTCATTCTGTTTGGGCCTGGCGTGGTGGCGGTTTTAGGTGCCATCGTGCTGCTATTCCAGGCACTGTTGCTGGCGCATGGCGGCCTGACGACCCTCGGCGCAAACGGCATGTCGATGGCGGTAATTGGCCCGATTGTCGGCTATCTGGTGTGGAAACTGGCGTGTAAAGCCGGTTTTCGCCGCGATGTCGGCGTGTTCTTATGCGCGATGATTGCCGATCTGACGACCTATTTTGTGACCTCTATTCAGCTTGGCGTGGCCTTCCCCGACCCGCACTTTGGCGTCACCGGTTCTTCCATGAAATTCATGGGGATCTTCTGCCTGACGCAGATCCCGATCGCCATTGCTGAAGGCCTGCTGACGGTGATGATTTACGACCAGTTAACGAAGCGCCAGTTGCTTCCTGCCAGGAGCCAATAA